The stretch of DNA TCAGGCTACAGGAAATGAACTGTACATTGTAAACGGATCCTGTTTTGGATCAGACAAAGAAAAGTTTCTCAATGCTATGAGAGGAACAGACGCTGAGAAAGAGACCATCAGTAAATTTATCTCTTCCGGCAAGCGCTGCATAATCTCAAGAAATGATCAGATTCCAAATCTGCTCTCAGATCTGTGGAAAGATTACGATGAAGAACTTCTTTCAGGAATAGCATCTCCAGAGACTGTTTCAACAGTTTTGAATGACCGTACAGATCTTGCACCATCTCAGATGGTTGCAGAAGCAGCAAGACTCGAGAGCTATATGAAAATTAAAAGCAGACTTCCAGCCTTCATAAATCTGGGTCCGATGGCGGCATTCTGCGATGATATAGCTAGAATATACAAAACAGAAGGAAAAACTGCTGCTGTGCGCGCACTTGAGAAGAGCAAAGGTTCCAATCACAACATGAGATCTCTGACTTATGCGCTTCTTTCTGCCGCCGGAGAAGGACAGTCAAAAGCCTGGCAGTTCACAAGAGAAGAGATGGATTTCGGCACATATCTCGTTCCGTTTGCTGAAAAAGTATTGTCTGCAGAAGGCAAAGAATACGCAAACGCACTCAGTCTACTGCTGGAGGCATCTGGAGCTATGGAAAAAGTCACTGTTCAACAGTGATATCCATCACCATGTGAGATACACCAGGCGAGTATGATTTAACCTCCCTGATGTGCGATATGGAATACTTCCTGCTGCCGGCAGCTTTTTTAATATTTTCCAGAGCAGCCTCGGGAAAGATCTCGAGAGGATATGTATCGTGATAATGGATAATTCCACCTGTTTTTATGAGATCAAATGCTTTTCTTAAATGCTGGTGTGTAGTGTGCACATAACCCATAATTATCCTGTCTGCAATCCTGCTGCCTTCCAGATTGTTGTTGTCACCTAAAATTGGGTATACGATATCCTGTACGTTATTCAATAATATATTCTCATTAAGGTAATTATATGAAACTGGGTTTATCTCACATGCAATTATCTTATGAGCGTTGGCATGTACAGCGAGAGGAAGCGTAAAATAACCAATTCCTGCAAACATATCTACAATGGTTTCACCAGTGCAGTCAAGAGAAGACATTCTCAGTTTTTCGTCAATATTTCCTGATGAGAACATAAGTTTTGACACGTCTAATTTGTAATATATTCCATTTTCAAAATGAACTGTTTCTGTATTTGTGCCGTATAATATTTCTACATCGGGAATGCGCTGTATTCCACTTATGTGGCTGCGTTCTCTCACAATGCATTCCGCACCGAGTATTTTTGCATATGATGGAGCGATTTTAAATCTCAGATCTTCCAGTTCTTCTGGAATTTTTATAATTGCTACGCTTCCCAGTTTCTCCCATTTCTGCGGAAGGAACGCTTTGAGTTTTTCATCAATATCTACATCTTCGGCAATGAGTTCCTGAGGAGTTTTTCTGTATGATCGATCTTCTGCAGATCCATTTTCAACTGTAAATCCATACTGCAAAATAACCTCATCATCAGGCAGTTCCCTGAGAGGCAGATATATAAAATCTTCATTTTCAAATATTTTATAATCTTTACGGACTAACCCCAGCTTAAATAATTTCTTGCGGATGTACTCCCCATCATTTTTGGGAATCTTTGCAAGAATCATAAAAGAAAATACGGGTTGCCGTATTTCAGCTTTTAGATTTTATCTCCCCAGCAACAGAGTTTTCAATGCTCCTGGAGCTAATTTCATAAGCGATGGAACAGACTTCAACAGAGGTCTGGCAAGTTTTGAAGGATAGTCGATGTCACCTGTTGCGATTATCTCTCTCGCTTCCGGCTTATCTAACAATTTGCCGGCTTCATCTAACCTCTTATCACTCATCCCAGTGAACACTTTCCTGATGATCATTCCTCTGTCCAATTCCTTTCCGATTTCTGATTTCCATTTTTCTTCATATGCTGACAAAAATGCTGCACTATAATTGTTTGAATTGACAGCATCCAAAGCGGTTTCTGCAGCATATTTAGCACATTGCATTCCAGTGTACAGACCTCCTCCAGAAAGAGGCTTTGTCTGAGCAGCGGCATCACCTACAATCATGATGTTGTCTGCATATGTTGATTTAGGATATCCTATCGGGATCACACCAGAATAAGTCTGCGTGCGGTTAACTTCACCAAATCCTCTTTTTTCAATCAAACTGTCAAGGTATTTACTGGGGATACCGTTGCCTTTTGAGATTCC from Candidatus Methanomassiliicoccus intestinalis Issoire-Mx1 encodes:
- a CDS encoding class I SAM-dependent methyltransferase, which translates into the protein MILAKIPKNDGEYIRKKLFKLGLVRKDYKIFENEDFIYLPLRELPDDEVILQYGFTVENGSAEDRSYRKTPQELIAEDVDIDEKLKAFLPQKWEKLGSVAIIKIPEELEDLRFKIAPSYAKILGAECIVRERSHISGIQRIPDVEILYGTNTETVHFENGIYYKLDVSKLMFSSGNIDEKLRMSSLDCTGETIVDMFAGIGYFTLPLAVHANAHKIIACEINPVSYNYLNENILLNNVQDIVYPILGDNNNLEGSRIADRIIMGYVHTTHQHLRKAFDLIKTGGIIHYHDTYPLEIFPEAALENIKKAAGSRKYSISHIREVKSYSPGVSHMVMDITVEQ